In Deltaproteobacteria bacterium, the DNA window GTGGTTTCATCAATCTGGGCCCTGATCTGTTTGACCCGGCCTTCCAAAGCGGATTTCTCGCCGCCGCCATCGACGATGGTCGTATTGTCTTTGTCGATCGTGATGCGTTTGGCTGTCCCCATATCCTTCAGGGTCACATTTTCCAATTTAATCCCTAAATCTTCAGAGATCATCTGCCCACCGGTTAAAATAGCGATATCTTCTAACATGGCCTTGCGCCGGTCTCCAAAGCCGGGAGCCTTGACTGAGGCACAGGAAAGGGTTCCCCGTAGCTTGTTGACCACCAAGGTGGCCAGGGCTTCCCCTTCAACTTCTTCGGCAATAATTAATAAAGGCCGGCCCATTTTGGCGATCTGTTCCAAAACCGGTAGAAGGTCTTTCATGTTGCTGATTTTCTTTTCATTAATAAGAATATAGGGGTCACTTAACACCGCTACCATTTTTTCCGGATCGGTCACGAAATAGGGGGAAATATAGCCCCGATCAAATTGCATCCCTTCCACGACCTCCAGGGTCGTCTCCATGCTCTTAGCCTCTTCAACGGTGATAACGCCCTCTTTACCGACTTTTTCCATGGCTTCGGCAATAATATTGCCGATGGTGGAATCGTTGTTGGCCGAAATGGTCCCTACCTGAGCGATTTCTTTGTGGTCCTTGGTAGGCTTGCTGATATTTCTCAATTCTTTAACAACGGCCTCCACACCCTTTTCAATACCTCTTTTAATGGCCATGGGGTTGCTGCCGGCGGCAACCAGCTTGGACCCTTCCCGATAAATGGCCTGGGCCAACAAAGTAGCCGTGGTTGTTCCGTCTCCAGCCACATCACTGGTCTTGGAAGCCACTTCCTTGACCATCTGGGCTCCCATATTTTCAAATTTATCTTCCAGTTCAATCTCTTTAGCAACGGTAACGCCATCCTTGGTGATAGCCGGTGAACCGAAGGACTTTTCCAGTATTACATTCCGGCCCTTGGGGCCTAAGGTAACCTTCACGGCATCCGCCAAGGTGTCCACTCCAACCCTCATGGCCTCTCGGGCTTTTGAATCGTATTTTATTTCTTTTGCTGA includes these proteins:
- the groL gene encoding chaperonin GroEL (60 kDa chaperone family; promotes refolding of misfolded polypeptides especially under stressful conditions; forms two stacked rings of heptamers to form a barrel-shaped 14mer; ends can be capped by GroES; misfolded proteins enter the barrel where they are refolded when GroES binds) — its product is MSAKEIKYDSKAREAMRVGVDTLADAVKVTLGPKGRNVILEKSFGSPAITKDGVTVAKEIELEDKFENMGAQMVKEVASKTSDVAGDGTTTATLLAQAIYREGSKLVAAGSNPMAIKRGIEKGVEAVVKELRNISKPTKDHKEIAQVGTISANNDSTIGNIIAEAMEKVGKEGVITVEEAKSMETTLEVVEGMQFDRGYISPYFVTDPEKMVAVLSDPYILINEKKISNMKDLLPVLEQIAKMGRPLLIIAEEVEGEALATLVVNKLRGTLSCASVKAPGFGDRRKAMLEDIAILTGGQMISEDLGIKLENVTLKDMGTAKRITIDKDNTTIVDGGGEKSALEGRVKQIRAQIDETTSDYDREKLQERLAKLIGGVAVINVGAATETEMKEKKARVEDALNATRAAVEEGIVPGGGIALLRCLPALNAIKTEGEEALGVNIIRRAIEEPVRQIANNAGFEGSVVVEKVKAEKGAFGFNADSGTYEDLMKVGVIDPTKVTRFALQNAASVASLLLTTEAMVAEKPKDKEPAMPSMPPGGGMY